One Acidimicrobiia bacterium DNA segment encodes these proteins:
- a CDS encoding WhiB family transcriptional regulator — MTAGLCRNLPPSTFFPSDGSGVEVARKICFGCPVQTQCLEYALTNRIDHGVWGGCSERERRRILKRRGTAVPASV, encoded by the coding sequence ATGACTGCCGGCCTCTGCAGGAACCTCCCCCCATCCACCTTCTTCCCCAGTGACGGTTCCGGCGTGGAGGTAGCCCGCAAGATCTGCTTCGGCTGCCCCGTGCAGACCCAATGCCTGGAATACGCCCTCACCAACCGCATCGACCACGGGGTATGGGGCGGTTGCTCGGAGCGGGAACGACGCCGCATCCTCAAGCGCCGGGGCACCGCAGTACCTGCCTCCGTTTAG
- a CDS encoding DsbA family oxidoreductase has product MRVEIWSDVVCPWCYVGARRFDRAVSETGVAVEVLYRSFELDPTVPTGGDSPLLEEYLAEKYGDSSRVEAAHARLSEAGLELGIDFAWRGMRRANTFDAHRLLAWALHGEGADAQRALKGALLRAYFTDGVDVADPSALSEVAAAAGLDRGGASTLLASSEEANFVRAERAHARANGINAVPTFVVEGEWTLQGAHDTTAWVKALTHLAAKLANRP; this is encoded by the coding sequence ATGCGGGTGGAGATCTGGAGCGATGTGGTGTGCCCCTGGTGCTATGTGGGGGCCCGGCGGTTCGACCGGGCGGTGAGCGAGACCGGCGTGGCCGTGGAGGTGCTCTACCGCTCCTTTGAGCTCGACCCCACCGTGCCCACCGGCGGCGATAGCCCGCTACTGGAGGAATATTTGGCCGAAAAGTACGGGGATAGCTCACGGGTGGAAGCGGCCCACGCCCGACTGAGCGAAGCCGGACTCGAGCTCGGCATCGACTTTGCCTGGCGAGGAATGCGTCGAGCCAACACGTTCGATGCCCATCGACTCTTGGCCTGGGCGTTGCACGGCGAAGGAGCCGATGCCCAACGCGCCCTCAAGGGTGCCTTGCTGCGGGCCTATTTTACCGACGGAGTGGACGTGGCCGACCCCAGCGCCCTGTCCGAGGTGGCGGCGGCGGCGGGTCTCGACCGGGGCGGTGCCAGCACCCTCCTCGCCTCGAGTGAGGAAGCCAACTTCGTACGCGCCGAGCGCGCCCACGCCCGCGCCAATGGCATCAACGCCGTACCCACCTTCGTGGTGGAGGGCGAATGGACCCTCCAGGGCGCCCACGACACCACGGCATGGGTCAAGGCCCTCACCCACCTCGCCGCGAAACTAGCCAACCGCCCTTAG
- a CDS encoding glutamate formiminotransferase has translation MVLCVMNVSEGRDLTVIAALRDAAGAALLDIHTDPHHHRSVLTIADEEATRAVAATAVTLIDLRHHHGVHPRLGVVDVVPFVALEPSDAPAATRARHDFANWFASTEQIPCFLYGPNRSLPEVRRGAFETLAPDFGPPHPHLRAGATAVGVRGVLVAYNVWIDRDVATAAAVAKTIRGPRIRALGLAVGAGVQVSMNLIDPTVLGPAEAYDLVVERAAQAGANVVGAELVGLLPGSVLRAVPIARWAELDLSEEQTIEARWRSRPG, from the coding sequence ATGGTTCTGTGTGTGATGAACGTGAGCGAGGGCCGAGATCTCACGGTCATCGCCGCCCTGCGCGACGCCGCCGGGGCCGCCCTGCTCGACATCCACACCGACCCCCACCACCACCGCTCGGTACTCACCATCGCTGATGAAGAGGCCACCCGGGCGGTGGCGGCGACCGCCGTAACCCTCATCGACTTACGTCACCACCACGGGGTGCACCCGCGGCTGGGCGTGGTTGATGTGGTTCCGTTCGTAGCCCTTGAGCCGAGCGACGCCCCCGCGGCCACACGGGCGCGCCACGACTTCGCCAACTGGTTCGCCAGCACCGAGCAGATCCCCTGCTTCCTCTACGGACCGAACCGCTCCCTGCCCGAGGTGCGACGGGGCGCCTTCGAGACCCTCGCACCCGACTTCGGTCCGCCTCACCCGCACCTCCGAGCGGGGGCCACCGCAGTGGGAGTTCGGGGGGTGCTGGTGGCCTACAACGTGTGGATCGACCGAGACGTGGCCACCGCCGCTGCCGTGGCCAAGACGATCCGGGGTCCCAGGATTCGCGCCTTGGGCCTGGCCGTCGGAGCCGGCGTGCAGGTATCGATGAATCTGATCGACCCCACGGTGCTCGGACCCGCCGAGGCCTACGACCTCGTGGTCGAACGGGCGGCCCAGGCCGGCGCCAATGTGGTGGGAGCCGAACTCGTCGGCCTCCTCCCGGGGTCGGTCCTGCGCGCTGTGCCCATTGCTCGATGGGCCGAACTCGATCTCAGCGAAGAGCAAACAATCGAGGCACGCTGGAGAAGCCGCCCCGGCTGA
- a CDS encoding PDZ domain-containing protein, with translation MGHLSGGFSGVIRNRGGVGSQTLHISRTNLPIWKKSTARGYIWRPSGKDGPMGTNDTNPSDATPEPPAPPPTWSEPEPAETAEVVVSDATPEPPAPPVPPAWSQPAEQPAPVVPAARSRRPLSAGKAAVIGALVGGLVASVVALGLAGIVNTSDSTTTSSGPTATPVVSSSGDLDIQAILAKVQPSVVMIETSRTTSQGVFDGAGSGVILSSKGLVLTNAHVIGGISEITVVLPDGTSHKASLVGASPADDLALVQVEGVDGLVPAELGSSDDLRVGDEVIAIGNALNLGGEPTVTRGIVSAKDRDLMAQGEQLEQLIQTDAAINPGNSGGPLVNAAGQVVGINTAIVADAQNLGFSIAIDHARPVIENLKAGKGSVNPDQAFLGVSSIELAEVPDDVRATFEVTAKKGAFVSEVVPGSAADDGGLQAGDVIVAVDGRDIDEATQVRDEILNNKPGDGVRITVVRKGEERTLKITLGRRGDT, from the coding sequence ATGGGTCACCTTTCGGGGGGGTTCTCGGGTGTTATACGGAACCGGGGTGGTGTTGGTTCCCAAACACTGCACATATCTAGGACAAATCTACCTATTTGGAAAAAATCTACTGCCCGCGGTTACATCTGGCGTCCGTCGGGGAAAGATGGGCCCATGGGAACCAACGACACCAACCCGTCCGACGCCACCCCTGAGCCCCCCGCGCCGCCGCCCACCTGGTCGGAGCCGGAACCGGCTGAGACAGCGGAGGTTGTCGTGTCCGACGCCACCCCTGAGCCCCCCGCGCCGCCGGTCCCGCCGGCGTGGAGCCAACCAGCGGAACAACCCGCCCCGGTGGTGCCCGCCGCGCGCTCTCGTCGGCCCCTCAGTGCTGGGAAGGCGGCCGTGATCGGCGCGCTCGTCGGCGGGCTGGTGGCATCGGTGGTGGCCTTGGGCCTCGCCGGCATCGTGAACACCAGCGACTCGACCACTACCTCCAGCGGCCCAACGGCGACCCCGGTGGTCTCCTCGTCAGGGGATCTTGACATCCAGGCGATCCTGGCCAAGGTGCAACCTTCGGTGGTGATGATTGAGACGAGCCGCACCACTTCTCAAGGTGTCTTTGATGGTGCCGGGTCGGGGGTCATTCTCAGCTCCAAGGGCTTGGTGCTCACCAACGCTCACGTGATTGGCGGCATCAGCGAGATCACCGTGGTGCTACCCGATGGGACCAGCCATAAGGCTTCGCTGGTGGGTGCCTCGCCCGCCGACGACCTGGCTTTGGTGCAGGTCGAGGGAGTGGATGGCCTGGTGCCCGCTGAACTCGGTTCCTCCGATGACCTACGCGTGGGCGACGAGGTTATCGCTATCGGTAACGCCCTGAACCTGGGCGGCGAGCCCACCGTGACCCGAGGCATCGTGTCGGCCAAGGACCGCGACCTCATGGCGCAGGGAGAGCAACTCGAGCAGTTGATCCAAACCGACGCCGCCATCAACCCGGGCAATTCCGGGGGCCCCTTGGTGAATGCCGCTGGCCAGGTGGTGGGCATCAACACGGCCATCGTCGCGGACGCCCAGAACCTCGGATTTTCGATTGCTATCGACCATGCCCGACCCGTCATCGAGAACCTGAAAGCCGGGAAGGGTTCGGTAAATCCCGATCAGGCCTTCCTTGGTGTTTCTTCCATCGAACTGGCCGAGGTGCCCGATGATGTTCGAGCCACCTTTGAGGTCACCGCCAAGAAAGGGGCGTTCGTCTCCGAGGTGGTGCCGGGCTCGGCGGCCGACGATGGCGGCCTGCAGGCGGGCGACGTGATCGTGGCTGTGGACGGCCGCGATATCGACGAGGCCACTCAGGTCCGTGACGAGATCCTGAACAATAAGCCCGGTGACGGGGTGCGGATTACGGTGGTCCGAAAGGGTGAGGAGCGGACCCTGAAGATCACCCTGGGTCGTCGCGGCGACACCTGA
- the tatA gene encoding twin-arginine translocase TatA/TatE family subunit: MIWYAERVPQGPELIILLVVILVLFGGSKLPGLARSLGQAQSEFKKGLKSTDDETDPPAA, from the coding sequence CTGATCTGGTACGCTGAAAGGGTGCCTCAGGGACCGGAACTCATCATCCTCTTGGTCGTTATTTTGGTGCTCTTCGGGGGCTCAAAGCTCCCCGGTCTCGCTCGTTCGCTGGGTCAAGCCCAGAGTGAGTTCAAAAAGGGCCTGAAATCCACCGACGACGAAACAGATCCTCCTGCTGCCTGA
- a CDS encoding glycoside hydrolase family 1 protein, translated as MTMNWPEGFIWGTAASATQAEGAVAGSDWYAWEEQGRVPRSGDGNGFATRHGEDFALYAEHGLTHHRLSLEWARLEPTQGHHDEAEVERYRTMLQAGRDSGISIWACLHHFVLPGWFADDLNGFRDDKQGRLVWSRHVDWVAETFGDLVSGWKPINEPTFYALGSHLMGVLPPGHSDTREAAGVLATIHQAGADAARLLRTPTTPVASVQSLIPIFTAEDTADAAAAVARLDDLWWGSWADETQLDAYDYLGFSFYSAIGVKGDGSVGPWPVNGRPGPQGYVPWAEGFAHVLERLGSDHAGRPLLVAEAGIGTADDRERHDYVEDVLGIVHNAITGGIDVQGLFWWTGVDNYEWHQGYDLRFGLFDRDRNPSPAADLARRAALG; from the coding sequence ATGACGATGAACTGGCCGGAGGGGTTCATCTGGGGGACCGCCGCATCGGCCACCCAGGCCGAGGGCGCGGTGGCGGGCAGCGACTGGTACGCCTGGGAGGAGCAGGGCCGGGTCCCTCGATCCGGCGACGGCAACGGCTTCGCCACCCGCCATGGCGAGGACTTCGCCCTCTACGCCGAGCACGGCCTCACTCACCACCGCCTCTCCCTCGAATGGGCCCGGCTCGAACCCACCCAGGGCCACCACGACGAGGCCGAGGTGGAGCGCTACCGAACGATGCTGCAAGCCGGGCGCGACAGCGGCATCTCGATCTGGGCCTGCCTCCATCACTTCGTGCTGCCCGGGTGGTTCGCCGACGACCTCAACGGCTTCCGCGACGACAAGCAGGGCCGCCTCGTGTGGAGCCGCCACGTGGACTGGGTGGCCGAGACCTTCGGCGATCTCGTGAGCGGGTGGAAACCCATCAACGAACCCACCTTCTATGCCCTTGGTTCCCACCTGATGGGCGTGCTTCCCCCCGGTCATAGCGACACCCGGGAGGCCGCTGGCGTCCTCGCCACCATCCACCAGGCCGGGGCCGACGCCGCCCGCCTCCTGCGCACCCCGACCACCCCGGTGGCCAGCGTGCAAAGCCTCATCCCAATCTTCACCGCCGAAGACACCGCCGATGCCGCCGCCGCCGTAGCCCGCCTTGACGATCTCTGGTGGGGCTCCTGGGCTGATGAAACCCAACTCGATGCCTACGACTACCTCGGCTTCTCCTTCTACTCCGCCATCGGGGTGAAAGGCGACGGCTCCGTAGGGCCCTGGCCGGTGAATGGGCGGCCGGGCCCGCAGGGGTATGTCCCCTGGGCGGAGGGCTTCGCCCATGTGCTCGAACGGCTCGGAAGCGACCACGCGGGCCGGCCCCTGCTGGTGGCCGAGGCGGGGATCGGAACCGCCGATGACCGGGAACGCCACGACTACGTCGAGGACGTGTTGGGCATCGTGCACAACGCCATCACCGGAGGGATCGACGTGCAGGGTCTGTTCTGGTGGACCGGCGTGGACAACTACGAGTGGCACCAGGGCTACGACCTGCGCTTCGGCCTCTTCGACCGCGACCGCAACCCCTCCCCCGCCGCCGATCTTGCCCGGCGGGCCGCCCTCGGCTGA
- a CDS encoding succinate dehydrogenase cytochrome b subunit — MALGRRHPRRSLPTSGHGARHGPRCPRRCDPGNRHGRRRRAGRQLLRGHHRPNLIRPAPVELNPSRGDRFGSRKTSMTPSEADRAMATTMERPEIPPINPKRGGTAPWPVTFYRSAVGKKWVMAVTGIMVMGFVFFHAIGNLKVYLGAEALNHYAEFLQQLLVPILPPTIALWIMRGGLLVAIGFHIHSAYGLTRMNHRANGSGYEQRRHYQAANAASRSMRWTGIVVALFILFHLADLTFGVVNPGFVTGDVYRNLVASLSRPPVAVIYIVANIGLGIHLFHGSWSMFQSLGLNNPRWNSWRRGFAIGFAGLVMVINVSFPIAVLTGVVSANNNPDCVTEGSVIVDCTQYENQEATP, encoded by the coding sequence ATGGCGCTGGGTCGGAGACATCCCCGCCGATCGCTGCCAACGAGTGGGCACGGTGCGCGCCACGGTCCCCGATGCCCCCGGCGCTGTGACCCTGGAAATCGCCATGGTCGGCGGCGGCGAGCGGGCCGACAACTACTACGAGGCCATCATCGTCCCAACCTGATTCGACCCGCTCCGGTTGAATTGAACCCGAGCCGAGGCGATAGGTTCGGATCTAGGAAGACATCGATGACGCCATCGGAGGCAGATCGAGCAATGGCGACGACCATGGAACGGCCCGAAATCCCGCCGATCAACCCCAAGCGGGGCGGCACAGCCCCCTGGCCCGTAACGTTCTATCGCTCCGCGGTGGGCAAGAAGTGGGTGATGGCCGTCACCGGGATCATGGTCATGGGGTTCGTGTTCTTCCACGCCATCGGAAACCTCAAGGTGTACTTGGGGGCCGAGGCTCTCAACCACTACGCCGAGTTTCTCCAGCAACTCCTGGTACCCATTCTGCCGCCCACGATCGCGCTGTGGATCATGCGCGGTGGCCTGCTGGTGGCCATCGGGTTCCACATCCACTCCGCCTACGGCCTCACCCGGATGAACCATCGGGCCAACGGTTCGGGCTACGAGCAACGCCGCCACTACCAGGCCGCCAACGCCGCCAGTCGCTCCATGCGCTGGACCGGCATCGTGGTGGCGCTGTTCATCCTGTTCCACCTCGCCGACCTCACCTTCGGTGTGGTGAACCCTGGTTTCGTGACCGGAGATGTGTACCGGAACCTGGTGGCATCCCTCAGCCGCCCGCCGGTGGCAGTGATCTACATCGTCGCCAACATCGGCCTCGGCATCCATCTCTTCCACGGCTCGTGGTCCATGTTCCAAAGCCTGGGGCTCAACAATCCCCGCTGGAACTCGTGGCGCAGAGGATTCGCCATCGGCTTCGCTGGATTGGTGATGGTGATCAACGTCAGTTTCCCGATCGCCGTGCTCACCGGCGTGGTGAGCGCCAACAACAACCCGGATTGCGTCACCGAGGGCAGCGTGATCGTGGACTGTACCCAGTACGAGAACCAGGAGGCCACCCCATGA
- a CDS encoding fumarate reductase/succinate dehydrogenase flavoprotein subunit, with protein sequence MIGSLNSNVPPGSMGDKWTQHKFDMKLVAPGNRRRFDVIVIGSGLAGASAAATLGEQGYNVKVFTYHDTPRRAHSIAAQGGINAAKNYKSDGDSVHRLFYDTVKGGDFRSREANVHRLAEVSVDIIDQSVAQGVPFAREYGGLLENRSFGGAQVSRTFYARGQTGQQLLLGAYQQMMNQVHAGSIQLHTRSEMLDLVVKDGVACGVIVRDLVTGDVTRHSAHAVLLCTGGYGNVFFLSTNAKYSNASATWRAHRRGALFANPCFTQIHPTCIPASDEFQSKLTLMSESLRNDGRIWVPTDPNETRSPELIPEDERDYFLERKYPSFGNLVPRDVASRNAKTMVDEGKGVGPLKNGVYLDFAEARDRIGAATVYERYSNLFDMYQRITDEDPMQVPMRIYPAVHYTMGGLWVDYHLMSNVPGLFVLGEANFSDHGANRLGASALMQGLADGYFVISYTLANYLADHLGSQPVPLNDPVFNEAQQSVDDRVKRLLSIGGTKSVDHYHRELGKIMWTYCGMARDKAGLETALRELPALREDFWLNLRVLGDGPMNQSLERAGRVADLLELGELMVQDALNREESCGGHFREESQTPEGEALRRDDDYSYVAAWEWGGEGAAPILQKEPLTFDSVHLSQRSYK encoded by the coding sequence ATGATTGGATCCCTCAACTCCAACGTGCCCCCGGGCTCCATGGGCGACAAGTGGACCCAGCACAAGTTCGACATGAAGCTGGTGGCCCCCGGCAACCGCCGCCGCTTCGATGTGATCGTGATCGGCTCCGGACTCGCCGGGGCCAGCGCCGCCGCCACCCTCGGCGAGCAGGGTTACAACGTCAAGGTCTTCACGTACCACGACACCCCGCGCCGGGCGCACTCCATTGCCGCCCAGGGTGGCATCAACGCCGCCAAGAACTACAAGAGCGACGGCGACTCCGTGCACCGCCTGTTCTACGACACGGTGAAGGGCGGCGACTTCCGCTCCCGTGAGGCCAACGTGCACCGACTCGCCGAGGTGTCCGTCGACATCATTGATCAGTCGGTGGCCCAAGGGGTGCCCTTCGCTCGGGAGTACGGCGGACTACTGGAGAATCGTTCCTTCGGCGGTGCCCAGGTGTCGCGGACGTTCTACGCCCGCGGGCAAACCGGCCAACAACTGCTGCTCGGGGCGTACCAGCAGATGATGAACCAGGTGCACGCCGGTTCGATCCAACTCCACACCCGCTCCGAGATGCTCGACCTGGTGGTGAAAGACGGCGTGGCCTGCGGGGTCATCGTGCGAGACCTCGTAACGGGCGATGTCACCCGGCACAGTGCCCATGCCGTGCTGCTATGCACCGGCGGCTACGGCAACGTGTTCTTCCTCTCCACCAACGCCAAGTACTCCAATGCTTCCGCCACCTGGCGGGCCCACCGGCGCGGGGCCTTGTTCGCCAACCCGTGCTTCACCCAGATCCACCCCACCTGCATCCCGGCCTCCGACGAGTTTCAGTCCAAGCTCACCTTGATGTCGGAGTCGCTCCGCAACGACGGACGCATCTGGGTGCCGACCGATCCCAACGAAACCCGCTCCCCGGAGTTGATCCCCGAGGACGAGCGCGACTATTTCCTGGAGCGCAAGTACCCGAGTTTCGGCAACCTCGTGCCCCGCGACGTTGCCTCGCGCAACGCCAAGACCATGGTGGACGAAGGCAAGGGCGTGGGACCGCTGAAAAACGGGGTCTACCTCGACTTCGCCGAGGCCCGTGATCGGATCGGGGCCGCCACGGTCTACGAGCGTTACAGCAACCTGTTCGACATGTACCAACGCATCACCGACGAAGACCCGATGCAGGTGCCGATGCGCATCTACCCCGCCGTGCACTACACGATGGGGGGCCTGTGGGTGGACTACCACCTCATGTCCAACGTGCCGGGCCTGTTTGTACTCGGGGAAGCCAACTTCTCCGACCATGGCGCCAACCGGCTCGGTGCCTCCGCCCTGATGCAAGGCCTAGCCGACGGCTACTTCGTGATCAGCTACACGCTCGCCAACTACCTCGCCGACCATCTCGGCAGCCAACCGGTCCCGCTAAATGACCCCGTGTTCAACGAGGCACAGCAATCCGTCGACGATCGGGTGAAACGATTGCTTTCCATCGGCGGCACCAAGTCGGTGGACCACTACCACCGGGAACTCGGCAAGATCATGTGGACCTACTGCGGTATGGCCCGCGACAAAGCGGGTCTGGAAACGGCCCTGAGGGAGCTTCCCGCCCTGCGGGAAGACTTCTGGCTGAACCTGCGGGTGCTCGGCGATGGCCCCATGAACCAGAGCCTTGAGCGAGCCGGCCGAGTGGCCGACTTGCTCGAACTCGGGGAGTTGATGGTGCAAGATGCCCTCAATCGGGAGGAGTCCTGCGGGGGGCATTTCCGGGAGGAGAGCCAGACCCCGGAGGGTGAGGCACTCCGTCGTGACGACGACTACTCCTACGTGGCGGCCTGGGAATGGGGCGGAGAGGGTGCCGCTCCCATACTCCAAAAAGAACCGCTCACCTTCGATTCCGTCCACCTGAGCCAGCGCTCCTACAAGTAA
- a CDS encoding WhiB family transcriptional regulator: protein MFRTFPCAFPPDRPRSHCCNYRCGIRRPDDARLQGGTVLLPNSVEPEDRSWQDYANCLGVDPDLFFPERGASTREAKEVCRGCVVREDCLECALVNGEKFGIWGGMSERERRRLRRDRARARDASTA from the coding sequence ATTTTCCGGACTTTCCCTTGCGCATTTCCACCGGATCGACCAAGATCACACTGTTGTAACTACAGATGTGGTATCCGCCGACCGGATGATGCCCGTCTCCAAGGAGGAACCGTGCTTCTGCCCAATTCAGTCGAGCCCGAGGATCGGTCCTGGCAGGACTACGCCAACTGCCTTGGCGTCGACCCTGATCTCTTCTTTCCCGAGCGCGGCGCATCCACCCGAGAGGCGAAAGAGGTCTGCCGCGGCTGTGTTGTGCGCGAGGACTGTCTTGAGTGTGCGCTCGTGAACGGTGAGAAGTTTGGTATCTGGGGGGGGATGAGCGAGCGGGAGCGCCGTCGTCTGCGCCGTGACCGGGCCCGCGCCAGGGACGCCTCCACCGCCTGA
- a CDS encoding magnesium chelatase, translating to MTSPSDHPSPATLGQLRASGWSSVPVKDELRRNAIAKIQAGEALFPVVLGYEDTVLPQLENALLAGHDVIFLGERGQAKTRMIRALTGLLDEWMPIVAGSEINDDPYAPVSRHARELVGDHGDDAPIEWVHRSKRYGEKLATPDTSIADLIGEVDPIKVAEGRYLSDELTLHYGMVPRTNRGIFAINELPDLAERIQVGLLNVLEERDIQVRGYKISLPLDLVLFASANPEDYTNRGRIITPLKDRFGSQIRTHYPLEVSTEVEIALQEAPPFEVDGVRVVVPAYMTEIVATLSHLARSSPHINQRSGVSVRFTITNHEVMVANATRRALRHGEADVAPRVSDLEALPASMMGKIEIESLEEGRDGLIAENLVKAAVLTVFKDRFSPERFRPIVAAFEEGAIIHAGEDVTSAEYAALLEAQPAMREAVAELTEGDSSGASVASAVELLLEGLHLSKRLNKESIGARSTYRARA from the coding sequence ATGACGTCGCCTTCCGACCATCCATCCCCCGCCACCTTGGGCCAACTCCGCGCGTCGGGTTGGAGCTCAGTCCCGGTAAAAGATGAGCTTCGCCGCAACGCCATCGCCAAGATTCAGGCGGGTGAGGCCCTGTTCCCCGTGGTGCTCGGCTATGAGGATACGGTCCTCCCGCAACTCGAGAACGCGTTGCTGGCCGGCCATGACGTGATTTTTCTCGGCGAACGGGGTCAAGCCAAGACACGAATGATTCGTGCCCTCACCGGGCTTCTGGACGAGTGGATGCCGATCGTGGCGGGCTCGGAGATCAACGATGATCCGTACGCGCCGGTGTCTCGTCATGCTCGTGAACTGGTGGGGGACCACGGTGATGATGCGCCGATCGAATGGGTCCACCGTTCCAAGCGCTACGGCGAGAAACTAGCCACGCCGGATACCTCGATCGCCGATCTCATTGGCGAGGTCGATCCCATCAAGGTGGCCGAGGGTCGCTACTTGTCCGATGAACTCACCCTGCATTACGGCATGGTGCCGCGCACCAATCGCGGCATTTTCGCCATCAACGAACTTCCCGATCTCGCCGAGCGCATCCAGGTGGGTCTACTCAACGTGTTGGAGGAGCGGGACATCCAGGTGCGGGGGTACAAGATCAGCCTTCCGCTCGATCTGGTGTTGTTCGCGTCGGCCAACCCGGAGGACTACACCAATCGCGGGCGGATCATCACGCCCCTGAAGGACCGCTTCGGCTCGCAGATCCGCACCCACTACCCGCTGGAGGTTTCCACCGAGGTGGAGATCGCGTTGCAGGAAGCGCCACCGTTTGAGGTAGACGGGGTGCGGGTGGTCGTGCCGGCCTACATGACCGAAATCGTGGCCACGCTGTCGCACCTGGCTCGCTCGAGCCCCCACATCAATCAGCGCTCGGGGGTATCGGTTCGTTTTACGATCACCAACCACGAGGTGATGGTGGCCAACGCCACTCGTAGGGCCCTGCGCCACGGTGAGGCCGATGTGGCCCCGAGGGTGAGCGATCTCGAAGCCCTGCCCGCGTCGATGATGGGAAAGATCGAGATCGAGTCGCTGGAAGAGGGACGCGACGGTCTCATTGCCGAGAATCTCGTGAAGGCGGCCGTACTCACGGTATTCAAGGATCGGTTCTCCCCGGAGCGATTCCGACCCATCGTCGCCGCTTTCGAAGAGGGCGCCATCATCCACGCCGGCGAGGATGTGACCAGCGCCGAGTACGCGGCCCTGCTCGAGGCGCAACCGGCGATGCGGGAGGCGGTGGCCGAACTCACCGAGGGGGATTCCTCGGGGGCCAGCGTGGCCAGCGCGGTGGAGTTGCTGCTTGAGGGTCTGCATCTCAGCAAGCGCTTGAACAAAGAAAGCATCGGCGCCCGCTCCACCTATCGGGCCCGGGCCTAG